The DNA region TAGTTCACTCTACCAATTTTCATtttgcctactttttttttttaaatttgtgtgtggttgtatgcaagcgtgtgtgcatgtgtgtgtgagtgcgtttgtgtgtgtttgtgtatacatgcatgtgaatgtacCGTGGCATGTacgtggagatcagaagacagcctATAGGAGTTGGCTGTCTCCTCCATCATAGttttggagactgaactcaggtcaccaggcttggtaaCGAGTGCCCTGATCCATTAGGCCATCGTGCCAGGACTAGGTTAGTTTTGAAGCTTGCAGTGATATTGGTAATGGTTAGAAGCTGGCATCCTAAGTCATGGCATTGGACAGGGGACTGTGTGTCTTTTGGTATATGGTTAGTGCTCCTAATATGGCCAAAGAGTAGAAAGAGCCACAAGGATCCTCGCTGTTGGGAATAAGAGGCCTTGAATACCGGCTGTGGCAGCAtggcctataatcctagcacacagtggggctcaggcaggaagattgcaagtggGAGGCAAGTCTGGGCTCCAGAGTGAGACCTATATCAGaaaagaagatgagaagaaatGACAGCAGCCCGGGTGCCTGCTTCCTTTGTCTCTGCTGGTCCTTCAGTGGTTTAAGAGCTCTCTGACAAGAGCTCGCTTGCCTCTGAGTTGAGGCCAAAATGTGCTGGTGCTTTCCCAGGGCCATTGAGGCCATGGTGGGGTGAAGATGTTGACATCCTATGATGTCCTATGACGTTCTGCCAGCCTGAGCCTCTGACCAGCGCTTCCCCATTTCTTGAAAGGAGAACTCAGCTCTCATTAGGAAGTGCTTTGCACTGACAGTAGGGCCCTGGATGCAGACAGGcaagaggaggaaggacaggaaggaagtATCAGAAGGTTTTGATGAGGATTTGGCGCAGGCACCTGGTGATGCTGAGGTCTCAGTTAGCCTTTCAGTCTGACTAATCCATTTAGCCATAAAAGGTAACCCAGCCCCGGGGTCCAGGAATCAGATCTGGACACTGCTCTCCGTGGCCACTTTTCTTGTTGTAGTGCAGGCAGCTGCCAGAATTAGCTCAAGAGGgtaaggtttattttggctcccagtttTTAGGGCTGTACATCGTGGCCGGGAGGGTTGGTGGCTGGTGCAGCTTGGCCCAAGGAGAGGTCACAGGAGAGGCCGATTTCATTACAGCAAccgacaggaggcagagagagctcagGTGGCAGTCGGCCTGGCCATAACCTTTGAGTCTACCTCCAGTGGACCTTATCAGCCAGAAAGATCCAGTGTCCTAAAGGTGCCACCTCTACCAAGACAGTACTATtagctggagaccaagcattcagacacaCAAGCTGGTGGGGGCATTTCAAATGAATGCCTTAATAGTCTGTATTTCTACAGATAAGAACACTGGATCCTCGCAAGGCCAAGTGGCTTGCCAAGCAGATGGTTGGCCCAAGGGTCAGACTTCAGAATTTGGACACCTAAGCCCTGCCCCCTtctattttccttcagaaattgACAGTGGACACTGAAGGTTGTCTCAGGCCATCCAACAGGACTGGGCAATCAGGATACAGATCCCGTAACTCCTACCCTCCTTGGTCCCTTTAGGTGTGCATATTAAGAATGACGGTGGCCAATGTCCTTTGTGTTGGATGCTGCACTGACCAGGTGGCATGCATCATCCTTGTTTGACCCTACCGAAGTTCTCTGCCATATTCCTGCTTTGCAGGGGAAGAACCAGGTTTAGGAAGCCTTTGGGGCCTGTCCCCCAAACCCTCAGCTTATGAATGGATAAGGCAGGATGGATGCCCACTAGCCCTTCCACACACTGCAATTCTCTATCCCGTTGTGGCCACGGTCTCAGCCTCATTTGCCTCTTCTGTATCCTAGCTGCCGAGTGTCAGAAGTTCACATCCAAGCTGAGGACCATGGTGTCCGCTCAGTCTCGCTTCCTCAGTACTTACGATGGGTCGGAGAATCTTTGCCTGGAGGATATCTACACAGAGAACATCTTGGAGCTGCGGACAGAGGTGGGCACAGCTGGGGCTTTGCAGAAGAGCCCTGCCACCCTGGGCCTGGAGGGACTCTTTGGTACCCACGGCCACCTGAACGCAGATGCAGACACTATACTGGTGGTGGGCGAGGCAGGAAGTGGCAAGAGCACTCTTCTGCAGCGTGTGCACCTGTTGTGGGCAACAGGGCAGAACTTCCAggagtttctctttgttttcccaTTCAGCTGCCGGCAGCTGCGATGCATGGCCAAGCCGCTGTCCCTGAGGACGCTGCTCTTTGAGCATTGTTGTTGGCCTGATGCCGGTCAGAATGATGTCTTCCAGTTCCTCCTTGACCACCCTGACCGTGTCCTGTTAACCTTTGATGGCTTGGATGAGTTCAAGTTCCGGTTCACAGACCGCGAGCGCCACTGCTCTCCGGTGGACCCCACATCAGTCCAGACTCTGCTTTTCAACCTTCTTCAGGGGAACCTGCTGAAGAACGCCTGCAAGGTGCTGACCAGCCGACCAGATgctgtgtcagcactcctcagGAAGTTCGTCCGGACAGAATGCCACCTTAAGGGCTTCTCCGAAGAGGGCATCAAACTCTACCTGAGAAAGCACCACCAGGAACCTGGGGTGGCCGACCGCCTCATCCACCTGATCCAAGCCACCTCAGCCCTGCATGGTTTGTGCCACCTCCCTGTCTTCTCATGGATGGTGTCCAGATGCCACCGGGAACTGCTGCTGCAGAACAGGGGCTTCCCAACAACCAGCACGGACATGCACCTCCTGATCCTGCAGCATTTCCTGCTGCATGCTTCCCCTCCAGACTCCTTCCCACCTGGTCTGGGACCTGGACTTCTCCAAAGCCGGCTCTCCACCCTCCTGCACCTTGGCCACTTGGCTCTTCAGGGCCTGGCCATGAGCTGCTATGTGTTCTCGGCCCAGCAGCTCCAGGCAGCTCAGGTTGACTCTGATGATATTTCTCTTGGTTTCCTGGTACGAGCCCAGAGTGTTGTGCCCGGGAGCAAGGCACCCCTGGAATTCCTGCACATTACCTTCCAGTGCTTTTTTGCTGCGTTCTACTTGGCTGTCAGTGCCGACACATCGGCGGCCTCTCTCAAGCACCTCTTCAGCTGTGGCCGGCTGGGCAGCTCACTGCTGGTAAGGCTGCTACCAAACCTGTGTATCCAGGGCTCCAGAGTCAAGAAGGGCAGCGAAGCAGCTCTACTGCAGAAGGCTGAGCCACACAACCTGCAGATCACAGCAGCCTTCCTAGCGGGTCTGTTGTCCCAGCAGCATCGGGACCTGTTGGCGGCATGCCAGGTCTCTGAGAGGGTGCTGCTCCAGCGTCAGGCACGTGCCCGCTCGTATCTGGCCCACAGCCTCCGAGAGCACTTTCATTCCATCCCGCCCGCAGTGCCTGGTGAGACCAAGAGCATGCATGCCATGCCGGGCTTCATTTGGCTCATCCGGAGCCTGTATGAGATGCAGGAGGAGCAGCTGGCCCAGGAGGCTGTCCGTCGCTTGGATATTGGGCACCTGAAGTTGACATTTTGCAGAGTGGGCCCTGCAGAGTGTGCTGCCCTGGCCTTTGTACTGCAGCATCTTCAGAGGCCTGTGGCCCTGCAGCTGGATTACAACTCTGTGGGAGATGTTGGAGTGGAACAGCTGCGACCATGCCTTGGAGTCTGCACTGCTCTGTAGTGAGTGTGACAAGGTCTTGCTGATTGGGCAGATGCCACTGTCAAGGTTAGATGTAGAAGCAGAGCACACCCAGCAGTCTGGGTCCAAGTCCATCTGTGCCACGCTTCCTACAACACCAGCTAGACCCTTTCTCTTCTGGGCCTTAGTTTCAGAACAGATATCTATAGCTGTTGTCTTAGTTTGTTTTCCGTTGCTGGGATATAATATTTTGATCAAAAGcagcttgaggaggaaagggtttatttcattttacaggcTACAGTCCATCATCAGTGGAAGCAGAAGTGtgaagaagctgtggaggagttctgtttattggcttgcttcttctggcttgctcagctagcaTTTTAGTACACACCAGGCCCACCTGTCTAGAGATGGcatcacagtgggctgggccatcctTCCATCAAtgaacaatcaagaaaatgacccctAGACATGCCCAcgggccagtctgatggaggcagttcctcaatcGAGACTCCCTTTTCCCaggtgtgccaagttgacaaccaggattGACCATCGTAGCCATACTTGAAGTTTTGTGTTAGGCACTGtgctatattttctaaaataacccCATCTATCCCCACAACTATGCTGGGCTCCGCAGGGCCCTTAGCACCCCATCATTAGTTCCTTGAGGCTCACAGAAGTCAAATAACTTGTCAGAATCATACGGGCCACAAGGGTGGTTTTCACAAAGCATGCCTTTCTGGTTCCAAGTCTCCTGGTCCCTGTCTGGATGCGCTTCCACTGCTCTGGGGAATCCTCAAGGTCCCACACAAAGTTTTGTGTCTGTATTAAGGACCCCTTCAAACCAGAAATAGTTTGAGCCTCATCAGAGTCTTTAAAATTTCATCATTATGGGAATTTCGGGACTTGAGAGAAAGCAGTTGGAGAACTTCCCATTACCCATATTGCTTTCTGCTCCATGGCTGAAAACATGAAGCTCTCCTCTTTGAAACATTCATGCTCTTGAATGTGTGGGCGTCTTTCCGCATCTTGGGTAGGGCAAAGGCAAGAGGGTATGCCCAGATCTGGTGGCCCAGCATGCCCCTCCCCACAGCTTCTCTTCTCATTAGTCATGAAAGGGGGTGgcctgctatttatttatttagagccTATCAGAAAGCGGAAGTTATACTTTACAGTTAAGATCTAGAAGCAGCCTCCTGGGGCTTTGGCTCTCCTTGCAGATAACCTTAATTGAACTTAACAAAAGGCAAGATTCCTGTCTGGATTAGGTGGCTTATCTGCTCTAAGGCAAAGCCAGGACACACAGACACCTTCGTGAAACTGTGTGTTGACTTAACTAACCCTTGTACAAGGATGTGGTTGTAAGTTTATAACATAATATGGTGTGCTATGTATGGAGTTAATGTATAGTTCTGTTGTACACAATGACTGTGTAATAGCAATATGAATAGTTCCACTGGGGTCTTGAGGAAAACAGATGCAACCCTTAAGTTGGGAAATAGGGGAAAAGTCTATGGAAGGGACTGCAGAGCTGTGGGATGGGAATTAGGAAAAGCCTGAAGCAGGGGAGCGTTTGCTGGCTGAGAGGAAGGCCCAGGGAGGAGCTTCAGGGAGGGATGCATCTTACGTAAGAAGGtcctttctctctgccccttGCCTTCCAGTGTTGTGCCTTCGGCTGGCTGAGCCTGCCTGATGTCACCTTAGGGTAGCTGCCTCTCAAGCACCTAGAGCCAAGAGAAGAGCATGAATCTGACCAGGGACACGGTGGACATAATCTGTGCCATGCACCATGTCCCTGGGAATGGAGGCTGCATGCACCCTAATTGGAAATTTGGAGCCCTGGGTGTTGAAGCTGCTCTCCTGGCTAGTGGACCAATATTTTTAAGCCACAACCTCAGAAGACCAGATACACTGGCCTGGGTGACCCTCAGAGAAAGTCAtctctggatttttatttttaagtggggCTTCAGCTAATTCACACTGATCTTGAACTTAAGATCTTTCTACCCCCCCCACccctgtttcccttccctcctcccccattaGTACCAGAGTTACTAATATAGTACCAGTACTATACTATAGTATAGTTACTAATTAGTACCAGAGTTACAGATATAGTCTACCAAGCTCAGTGCCCATCCCTGGAATTTTTAAATGGTCCTTTTTCCACGATTAGGAATGTTCATATGATTCTGTGACATGATGATGGGTCCAGAGGTCTGGGAGGCCGTGGGTCTGTCTGTTTTCAGAGAAAAGGAGTCCTGGCCTGGTGGACAAGCAGTATCATGAAAAGTCGCTTGTTGAATTGCAGGTTCCTGGGCTGCAATAATGCCTGTTCAGTAGGCTTGGGGGGCTTGGTGCCTGGGGGAGCTGGGGGAGTTGGGGAGGGTTGGGAACCTGTGTGTAACAAGCATCACCCCTGATTCAGACGCCAGAAGTCTTGCCCTGTGAGAATCCTGCTCTGCAGGAATCAGCTCCTTTTTATCCTAAGGAGTTGCCATGTATGGATATATGTCCCTGAAGGGTCTCTGTGTTGGGAGGTGTAGTGTTTAAGAAGGGCGCATTGTGGAAAGTCTGTAGGCTATTGGAGGTGTGCACTTGTAAGGGGTTATGGGAGCCCAGCTCATTCCTTTACTGTTTATCCCCTGGCTGGAGATATGCACAGTTTGCCCCTTTGTCACGATGTGCTGCCTTGACATAGGTCCCAAAACAGGATGGCCAGCAGATAGACTGACATCTCCAAACATATGTGTCAAAAtgaatctttttgctttttaagttcATCACCTCAGGGATTATGTTAGTAAGAGAAAGCTGGACACGGCACTTAAAGTCCTTAACCAAGATCTACTGTTCTTAGCCTACGTACAACTAAGATGTTGTtagcgtgtggtgtgtgtgtgtgcgtgcgtgcgtgcatgcgtgtgtgtgtgtgtgtgtgtgtgtgtgtgtgtgtgtgtgctcataaaCTGCCAcatagagagaggaaagaaagcagaagaaaagaaggggcCGGCTTCTCTCCCACAGTGAGTCTGCATCTTCCCCACCCGAAGGGTTACCATGCCAACTGAAATCCTGGTCTCTAAGAAACCCTACATGCAAAACACTCCTCTGCAGGCTTCTTTagactctgctctctctctctctgcctctagggTGATGGTTTCAGCTTTCCGTTCCCCTCCCAGAGAGAATGCACAgactcacggggggggggggggggggggggggggggggggggggggggggcgggcatGTAGAACTGAAACCAGAGCTTTGTGAGATGACTTCCCTCATTAGCTCTGACTCACTGTGCTTTCTTTCAGCTGTCACATTTCAGCGTTTAAATCCTGCTCGGTCTTTCAGAATTGTCCATGGAACTCACTAATAGGGCATACAACCTGCAGCTTAAAAACCTAGAAAAGCCCTTGGGGAGGCTGCACTGTGCTGTGCTACAGGGCAGGTTGGCAGCCCAGCTGCCCTGGCACAACCGTTTCAGTCAGCATTGTGCAGCCTCAGCAAAGTCACCCCCCTTTGTTTGTgcctcatattctctctcttgaGGACACATCAGCAGGGCCTACTGCATAGACTTGGGGGTGAAATGAATGATGTTACTGCTGGGGAGTTCAcagaacagtgcctggcacagggAATGTCCTGGTGTTTTCAGGAGGCTCTTAACCATGTACAGAGCTCGGAGAGCTGTACAGGCACAGTCTGCTGAGGTGGGCATTTCTTTCTTGCAGG from Mastomys coucha isolate ucsf_1 unplaced genomic scaffold, UCSF_Mcou_1 pScaffold22, whole genome shotgun sequence includes:
- the Nod2 gene encoding nucleotide-binding oligomerization domain-containing protein 2 isoform X3 translates to MCSQEDFQAQRSQLVALLVSGSLEGFESILDWLLSWDVLSREDYEGLSLPGQPLSHSARRLLDTVWNKGVWGCQKLLEAVQETQANSHSFELHGCWDTHSLHPARDLQSHRPTIVRRLYNHVEAILELAREAGFLSQYECEEIRLPIFTSSQRARRLLDLAAVKANGLAAFLLQRIRDLPASLALPYEAAECQKFTSKLRTMVSAQSRFLSTYDGSENLCLEDIYTENILELRTEVGTAGALQKSPATLGLEGLFGTHGHLNADADTILVVGEAGSGKSTLLQRVHLLWATGQNFQEFLFVFPFSCRQLRCMAKPLSLRTLLFEHCCWPDAGQNDVFQFLLDHPDRVLLTFDGLDEFKFRFTDRERHCSPVDPTSVQTLLFNLLQGNLLKNACKVLTSRPDAVSALLRKFVRTECHLKGFSEEGIKLYLRKHHQEPGVADRLIHLIQATSALHGLCHLPVFSWMVSRCHRELLLQNRGFPTTSTDMHLLILQHFLLHASPPDSFPPGLGPGLLQSRLSTLLHLGHLALQGLAMSCYVFSAQQLQAAQVDSDDISLGFLVRAQSVVPGSKAPLEFLHITFQCFFAAFYLAVSADTSAASLKHLFSCGRLGSSLLVRLLPNLCIQGSRVKKGSEAALLQKAEPHNLQITAAFLAGLLSQQHRDLLAACQVSERVLLQRQARARSYLAHSLREHFHSIPPAVPGETKSMHAMPGFIWLIRSLYEMQEEQLAQEAVRRLDIGHLKLTFCRVGPAECAALAFVLQHLQRPVALQLDYNSVGDVGVEQLRPCLGVCTALYLRDNNISDRGAQTLVECALRCEQLQKLASLFNNKLTDDCACSMAKLLAHKQNFLSLRVGNNHITAAGAEVLAQGLKSNSSLQFLGFWGNSVGDKGTQALAEVVADHQSLKWLSLVGNNIGSVGAHALALMLEKNKSLEEL
- the Nod2 gene encoding nucleotide-binding oligomerization domain-containing protein 2 isoform X2, whose translation is MCSQEDFQAQRSQLVALLVSGSLEGFESILDWLLSWDVLSREDYEGLSLPGQPLSHSARRLLDTVWNKGVWGCQKLLEAVQETQANSHSFELHGCWDTHSLHPARDLQSHRPTIVRRLYNHVEAILELAREAGFLSQYECEEIRLPIFTSSQRARRLLDLAAVKANGLAAFLLQRIRDLPASLALPYEAAECQKFTSKLRTMVSAQSRFLSTYDGSENLCLEDIYTENILELRTEVGTAGALQKSPATLGLEGLFGTHGHLNADADTILVVGEAGSGKSTLLQRVHLLWATGQNFQEFLFVFPFSCRQLRCMAKPLSLRTLLFEHCCWPDAGQNDVFQFLLDHPDRVLLTFDGLDEFKFRFTDRERHCSPVDPTSVQTLLFNLLQGNLLKNACKVLTSRPDAVSALLRKFVRTECHLKGFSEEGIKLYLRKHHQEPGVADRLIHLIQATSALHGLCHLPVFSWMVSRCHRELLLQNRGFPTTSTDMHLLILQHFLLHASPPDSFPPGLGPGLLQSRLSTLLHLGHLALQGLAMSCYVFSAQQLQAAQVDSDDISLGFLVRAQSVVPGSKAPLEFLHITFQCFFAAFYLAVSADTSAASLKHLFSCGRLGSSLLVRLLPNLCIQGSRVKKGSEAALLQKAEPHNLQITAAFLAGLLSQQHRDLLAACQVSERVLLQRQARARSYLAHSLREHFHSIPPAVPGETKSMHAMPGFIWLIRSLYEMQEEQLAQEAVRRLDIGHLKLTFCRVGPAECAALAFVLQHLQRPVALQLDYNSVGDVGVEQLRPCLGVCTALYLRDNNISDRGAQTLVECALRCEQLQKLALFNNKLTDDCACSMAKLLAHKQNFLSLRVGNNHITAAGAEVLAQGLKSNSSLQFLGFWGNSVGDKGTQALAEVVADHQSLKWLSLVGNNIGSVGAHALALMLEKNKSLEELCLEENHICDEGVYSLAEGLKRNSTLKFLKLSNNGITYRGAEALLQALSRNSTILEVWLRGNTFSLEEIQALSSRDTRLLL
- the Nod2 gene encoding nucleotide-binding oligomerization domain-containing protein 2 isoform X1, whose amino-acid sequence is MCSQEDFQAQRSQLVALLVSGSLEGFESILDWLLSWDVLSREDYEGLSLPGQPLSHSARRLLDTVWNKGVWGCQKLLEAVQETQANSHSFELHGCWDTHSLHPARDLQSHRPTIVRRLYNHVEAILELAREAGFLSQYECEEIRLPIFTSSQRARRLLDLAAVKANGLAAFLLQRIRDLPASLALPYEAAECQKFTSKLRTMVSAQSRFLSTYDGSENLCLEDIYTENILELRTEVGTAGALQKSPATLGLEGLFGTHGHLNADADTILVVGEAGSGKSTLLQRVHLLWATGQNFQEFLFVFPFSCRQLRCMAKPLSLRTLLFEHCCWPDAGQNDVFQFLLDHPDRVLLTFDGLDEFKFRFTDRERHCSPVDPTSVQTLLFNLLQGNLLKNACKVLTSRPDAVSALLRKFVRTECHLKGFSEEGIKLYLRKHHQEPGVADRLIHLIQATSALHGLCHLPVFSWMVSRCHRELLLQNRGFPTTSTDMHLLILQHFLLHASPPDSFPPGLGPGLLQSRLSTLLHLGHLALQGLAMSCYVFSAQQLQAAQVDSDDISLGFLVRAQSVVPGSKAPLEFLHITFQCFFAAFYLAVSADTSAASLKHLFSCGRLGSSLLVRLLPNLCIQGSRVKKGSEAALLQKAEPHNLQITAAFLAGLLSQQHRDLLAACQVSERVLLQRQARARSYLAHSLREHFHSIPPAVPGETKSMHAMPGFIWLIRSLYEMQEEQLAQEAVRRLDIGHLKLTFCRVGPAECAALAFVLQHLQRPVALQLDYNSVGDVGVEQLRPCLGVCTALYLRDNNISDRGAQTLVECALRCEQLQKLASLFNNKLTDDCACSMAKLLAHKQNFLSLRVGNNHITAAGAEVLAQGLKSNSSLQFLGFWGNSVGDKGTQALAEVVADHQSLKWLSLVGNNIGSVGAHALALMLEKNKSLEELCLEENHICDEGVYSLAEGLKRNSTLKFLKLSNNGITYRGAEALLQALSRNSTILEVWLRGNTFSLEEIQALSSRDTRLLL